The genomic stretch TTTGGGAGTGTAGTTTCCTGAGTTAGTATTTCCATCAAAACTATCCGAGGGACCTAGATTTTCAGCAGTAGCTGCAAACACTGAGGAGCAACTACTAAAACACGCCAGTGTTGAAGAGATGACTAACCAAGAAAATTGCGATTTCATAAACCTACTCTGTTGTATAGCGATAGATTTTGCCAATACAAAAAAAGAGAGGGGAATGCAAGGTAAAAAACTTTTTTACGAAGTTTTACATTACTTTTCAAGATTTTTTTGGAATCTTAGTGACGAGAGGGGAACGCAGGGTGGGTTAAACAAAAGCTCTCTTTTGAAGTTTAAAAACGGATAAACTTTCAGAAAAGAGCCAGATATTTTTAGAGGCTAGAAACTAAAACTTCCTCCAAGATCTACATTGTAGCTACGTGAGGATCCACGAAGTTCCATAGAGAGGTTACTTATGATCTCAAGATTCGGAGTGAAGGCATAGAAGATGCCAGCACGTCCGATCGCAGCCTGCCTTGAGAGATTGGTTCCTGTTGTTTTCCAAGAAGTATTGTTGATTATGAGAGCCGAGGTGCACTCAGGATTCTTACGGTAGACATCAGGAACATAAATGAAAGTGGCTTCATAAGAAGTGCGCTCGTTTCTAGAAAACCTTTCGAAGGTAATTCCGATAGGGATGGAGATGTTAACTAGATCAGCGCTATCGAAAGATCGTAGCAGGGTAGTATTGCGTTCTTGGAAGCTATCTTGGTGTATATAAGAAACTTCTAGTTTGATGAATGGAGAATATCCGTGGAAGAGTCCCTGACGTTGCAAAGAAGTTTGTGGTAGAGAGCTAGTAAGTTCTAGAGCGCAACCATCATTATACCATGAACTCTCTCCCTTGGGCGATTGAGTGTAATGGGTCTTCATATTATTTTTAGTATAGATATAACTAACCTGAGCATCGAACAGAACAGGTTGCTTCCCTTCGGAACCAGGAAGATAGCGAAGTAAAAACCCATGGGGAGAAGAAAAGGTGGCTAGATGTTGCAAATGAATAGAACCTGCATAGGCATGAGCTCTATTTTTATTTATAAAATGGTCCCTATCTTTTCCGAATAACTGACAAAAAGCTGCGGTGATAAGATCATCGGAAGCTAGGGTTGTAGTGGCTCCTACAACATAGCCCGCACTGATGTGACGAAAGCCTTTATTTATCTTAGTTTTGTCTTTATGAAAGAAGTTGGAGATCCCTTCGCACCAGATGCCACGAGTTTCATTGATTTGGCGTACTTTAGTAGCTATAAGTTGTTGTATTGCGCGGACATCTACAAACGATCCCCACAGTGTGTTGGGAACCAAGGTTCCACGACGCTCGGGATTAGGATTGTATCCTGTTTTTGTCCAGGTAAGAGTCGCAGATTTGGATTTATTTGCGGTATCCTCTTGCCAAGACAAGGTCCAATTTCCTTGGTATCCCCAATGGATAGGATTTTTCTCTACAGGATTAGGAGCCAAGTCTGTGATGTGGATATCTGTTGTGGCAGCAGCAGTAAGAGTAAGACAAGAAAAGATTTGAGGGTTATTCCAGGAGATATCTTCATAGACAGTGTTAGAAGGATCCGTAAGAGAGATCGCGCCAGATAATGTTATTGCCTGACTTGCTGTTGTTGTTTTTAACGTTGCCTTTTTGGTTTCTTTTAAGAAGCCTACATTGAGAACAAGATTATTTACGGTGATGGCTTCGGTTGTTTCTAATGTTGTGTCTGCATCCATCAGGAGGATAGAGCCTGGAGACTGTGTAAAGGACTTAGCTGCTAGAGTAACTCCCGATTTAAGAGAGAGTTGGCCGCCTGCAAGAATTATAGGCTGCTGAATTGTAGATTTCAGATTATCTGCAACTGCAGCTTCTGTTTCGGTGAGCTTCTCTCCTGAAAAGACGATTGTTCCTTGATAGGGAGGATTGCCTGTAACGTTAGGACCATTTACGTTCAAAACATCTGTCAGAGCTGTAGTTAGGCTGGTCGTGATGGGATCATAGAAATAGATGGTATTGCCTTGAGAGGCTCGTAGTTGTACAATTTTAGCATTGGTATTGCCAATATTAATGGCATTTCTTGTAGTAGTGAAATTAGGGGTAGTTCCTTTAATTATTGTGTTGCCTTCAAAAGTAATGTCCCCACTGTCTGCCGAAAGGCTCAAAGATCCAGAATCTGCGATAGCAATAGCTCCTCCTACTGGAGTTGTGTCTTTAACAGAGTTGTTTTTAAAGAGAGTAGGTCCTCCAGAAGAAAGAACGAGATTGTCGGTATAGATAGCTCCACCCCTAGTAATTGCTGAGTTTCCTATAAAGCTGAGTTCATTGTTTCCTGATAGGGTGAGTGTTGGTTTAGGAGCAGCTGTACCAACGCAGTAAATTGCTCCTCCAGTAGCTGAGGCTGCTGTCGTAGTATTGTTTACAAAGCTGATTGCATGGTTGTTACTAATAAAACTACTAGCTTCTGTATAGATAGCACCTCCATTATTCCCTGCGGTATTTTCAGTAAATTGTATAGAGTTGAACGTGTTGTTAATTGTAATAGCTCCCGTAGAATAGAGTGCGCCTCCTTTTTGCGTCGCTGAGTTCTTTTGGAAAGTGAGATTAGGGGTTAAGGAGAGATCGATAGAAGTGCCTTGTAAGGCACCACCATTGGTGGTAGAAAAGTTTTGGCTAAAGTAACAACTATGGTTAGATTTAAGAGATAGAGCTCCTGAGGATTTGACGGCTCCTGTTCCTGTGGTAGCATGAGTGGCTTGTATCACTGATAGATAGGAGAATCCTGATAAGGAGAGAAGTTTGTTCGCAGCTTCATTGATAATGGCACAGTTTGCTCCTGCATCGATAGTTTGTAGTAAAAATTGATAACCGTTGCCTTGGAAAATAAGATTTCCAGTACTTTCTTTAAAGCAGGCAGTTGTTAAAGCTGTTGGAGATCCTGCACTCGCGATCGACACATCCCCTATGAAGGTATATACAGTTCCATCTGCATTTGATGTGGCGGCTGGGGGAGTGTAGGTTCCTGGTCCAGAGAAGCTATTATCAGATCCTAGATTGATTTCGACAACAGCAGCAAATGTAGAGAAACTTAGAGAGAGGGGAAACGCTACAGCCGAAGAGATTAAAGACCAATGAAGTAAGGATTTCATATAGAGGTTTGTCGGTGATTTAAAAATTATTTCACCACATACTGCAATAAATTAAAGAAATCAAGAGGAATGGAGAGGATAGTAAATTGAAATGAAAAAAAATCCTCCCTAAGTTTAGGGAGGAAAACAAGAACTAGAATGAGTACCTTAGGCCACAGTCTACATTATAGATGTGTGCTGAGCCACGAAGCTCATAGGTAGCTTGCCCAGAGAGTTCTACATGAGGGGATAAGGTAAGATGGCTTCCAGCACTGGCTAAGAAGGCTTGGCGTGCCAAGTTTTTACATACTGAAGTCCAAGAAGCTCCACTGATAAGGAGTGAAGTACGAGAACGAGGGTTTTTACGGTAGACATCGGAAATATAGGATAGAGAAATCTCAAGATTATTTTTTTCATCTTTAGAGATTTTTTCTAAGCGAATACCAACAGGTATGGAACAGTTTACAAGGTCACCCTCATCAAAAGCACGGGCTTCAGCACCGCTCTCTTTAAAGTCTTCTTGGCGGCTATAGATAGCTTGGAACTTTAAGAAAGGGAAATATCCTTGGAAGAAAGGGGTTTCTTTCGGGAGATATATAGCTAGGGCTCCTCCCAGTTCTAGGGCTCCAGAGTTATTAGTCCATGAGCCCTGAGCTTCGGGATAGGAAGTATAGTGAGTATCCATATCATTTTTAGTATAGCTATAGCTTAGCTGACCATTCAAAATCAGGGGAATGTCTTTCAAGAGGTCGAAGATTCCTCCAGATGAAGGCATGGGAAGTCCTCCTAGAAATGCTGTATGCTGCAGGTATAGCGAACCTAGATAGTTATGAGAAGTATTTTCAACTATAAAAAGGTCTTTATCTTTTCCAAAGAGCTGGCAGAAAGCTAGGCTGAAGATATTTTCAGAAGAGTCTTCAGCACTCGCTCCAACAATATAGCCGTAACTTTTATGTCGAAATGCTTGGTTCATCCCCGATGCATCTTTATA from Candidatus Chlamydia corallus encodes the following:
- a CDS encoding polymorphic outer membrane protein middle domain-containing protein → MKSLLHWSLISSAVAFPLSLSFSTFAAVVEINLGSDNSFSGPGTYTPPAATSNADGTVYTFIGDVSIASAGSPTALTTACFKESTGNLIFQGNGYQFLLQTIDAGANCAIINEAANKLLSLSGFSYLSVIQATHATTGTGAVKSSGALSLKSNHSCYFSQNFSTTNGGALQGTSIDLSLTPNLTFQKNSATQKGGALYSTGAITINNTFNSIQFTENTAGNNGGAIYTEASSFISNNHAISFVNNTTTAASATGGAIYCVGTAAPKPTLTLSGNNELSFIGNSAITRGGAIYTDNLVLSSGGPTLFKNNSVKDTTPVGGAIAIADSGSLSLSADSGDITFEGNTIIKGTTPNFTTTRNAINIGNTNAKIVQLRASQGNTIYFYDPITTSLTTALTDVLNVNGPNVTGNPPYQGTIVFSGEKLTETEAAVADNLKSTIQQPIILAGGQLSLKSGVTLAAKSFTQSPGSILLMDADTTLETTEAITVNNLVLNVGFLKETKKATLKTTTASQAITLSGAISLTDPSNTVYEDISWNNPQIFSCLTLTAAATTDIHITDLAPNPVEKNPIHWGYQGNWTLSWQEDTANKSKSATLTWTKTGYNPNPERRGTLVPNTLWGSFVDVRAIQQLIATKVRQINETRGIWCEGISNFFHKDKTKINKGFRHISAGYVVGATTTLASDDLITAAFCQLFGKDRDHFINKNRAHAYAGSIHLQHLATFSSPHGFLLRYLPGSEGKQPVLFDAQVSYIYTKNNMKTHYTQSPKGESSWYNDGCALELTSSLPQTSLQRQGLFHGYSPFIKLEVSYIHQDSFQERNTTLLRSFDSADLVNISIPIGITFERFSRNERTSYEATFIYVPDVYRKNPECTSALIINNTSWKTTGTNLSRQAAIGRAGIFYAFTPNLEIISNLSMELRGSSRSYNVDLGGSFSF